The sequence TAGCTGATGCCGAATACCTCGTGCCGCCATTGCGCCCAGACCGGCAACGCTTCGGTCTGGGCAGAACGATGGGCCAGTGCGTGCCCATCGTTCACCAGCTTGGTCTGCAGATCCATGCTGGCGCTGATCAGCATGTCCGCCGTGGGCGCACCCACGCCCGGACGCAGATAGCGCGCATAGATGTCCCAGGCAATCACATCCTCGTAGATCACCTCGGTGCCGGGATGCAGGCGCTGGTAGTCCTGAATGACCGCGCCGAACACTTCCAGATCGGTGGAACCCTGCACGCGTAGCTGCGCATGCATCGGCCCAGGCGCGGGAAAGCGCCGCACATCGCCCGGCGCCGCCAAAGCCAACCCGTGCACCAGCAACAAGACCATCGCCCACAGCCTGCGCATCACGTGGTTCCCCCGGGGAAATGCAACGAGGCAATCAACCCGCCACCGATGCGATTGGCAAGATCGATACGCCCCCCATGCGCTTCGACCACGCGCTTGACGATGGCAAGCCCCAGGCCCGCCCCGCCCGCCGGTGCATCCGGACCACGCACGAACCGTTCGAACACTCGCTCGGCTTCGGCGGCCGGAATGCCTGGACCGTGGTCGGCGATGGTCAGCACGTGGTGATTGCCATCGCTGGTCAACGCCACCTGCAGCGACGCGCCACCACCGTATTTGCAGGCATTGTCGATCAGATTCTTGAGCGCTTCGCGCAGCAGCAACGCATCGCCGCGCAGCAGTGCCGGCTGCGGATCGATGGCCAGCTGCACGCGCGGTGCGCCTTCGCTACGCGGCAACGCTTCGTGCAATGCCTGGTGCAGCACCTCGGCCAGGTCCACCGTGGCAAAACGCTGCAGGTTCGAACGATGGATCACGCTTGCATCGCTGAGCAATTGATTGAGCAGGCGGCTCATGTGGCTGGCGTTGCGCTCGATCGCGGCCAGGCTGCGTTGCATGTCGCGCGGGTCGTCGTCGTCCATGGCCAACTGGGCCTGCGCGCGCAACGCGGCTAGCGGCGTGCGCATCTGGTGCGCGGCTTCGGCCATGAACGCACGCAAGGTCTCGTTGCTGGACGACAGCCGCGCCATGAAGCGATTGAGCGCGGCCACCATCAACTGCATCTCCTGGGGCGCCGGCACGTTGAGCGGTTTCAGGTCCGATGGCTCGCGCCGCGACAGGTCGCGCTCGATGCGCTGCAATGGGCGCAGCGCGCGGTATACGCCCAGCCACACCAGGCCCAGCGCCAGCAGCGACAACACCCCGATCGCGATCAAGGCGTTGAGCACCACATCGCGCGCCACCGCATCGCGTGCGCGCCGGGTCTGGCCCACCTGCACGCGCACCTCGCCCTGCCCGGAGGCCGATGCCACCCGATGCATCACCACTGCAAAGCGCACTGGCTCGCCACTGTACTGCGCGTCGAACAATACTGGCCGCTCATCGCTGGGCGCGCGCGCCGGCAGCGGCAACGCCTCTTCGCCGGTGATGGTGCGGCCCTGCGCATCGAACACGCGGT comes from Xanthomonas vesicatoria ATCC 35937 and encodes:
- a CDS encoding sensor histidine kinase gives rise to the protein MAEPLTVAPSIRRTLLLYLGSLSLLGAVVLFFAARDYGERAANRSYDHLLVSSALSIIDSVALVGGDWQVDLPYASLDLLGMAPEDRVFYRVFDAQGRTITGEEALPLPARAPSDERPVLFDAQYSGEPVRFAVVMHRVASASGQGEVRVQVGQTRRARDAVARDVVLNALIAIGVLSLLALGLVWLGVYRALRPLQRIERDLSRREPSDLKPLNVPAPQEMQLMVAALNRFMARLSSSNETLRAFMAEAAHQMRTPLAALRAQAQLAMDDDDPRDMQRSLAAIERNASHMSRLLNQLLSDASVIHRSNLQRFATVDLAEVLHQALHEALPRSEGAPRVQLAIDPQPALLRGDALLLREALKNLIDNACKYGGGASLQVALTSDGNHHVLTIADHGPGIPAAEAERVFERFVRGPDAPAGGAGLGLAIVKRVVEAHGGRIDLANRIGGGLIASLHFPGGTT